A window of the Capricornis sumatraensis isolate serow.1 chromosome 9, serow.2, whole genome shotgun sequence genome harbors these coding sequences:
- the CCDC194 gene encoding coiled-coil domain-containing protein 194 yields the protein MAEPGPEPEPGRAWRVFALCGAAVFLAAVAAGAALLAWNLASSASRRPRCPEPAANTTAPPGDPGPEVEELRRRLAEAARLEEALTKRLKQAERVRRELEEALRACEGLQSRLQTQLMTMKTEMEEAKAQGTQMGAENGALTEALARWEAAAAKSAQQLDEAQRRARTAEAEGEACAGREAALREHIKALEAQTSPQRRVSQPRTRAGSRPRPSPRSRSRPGTSGGCRRPTRRARG from the exons ATGGCCGAGCCCGGGCCGGAGCCCGAGCCGGGGCGCGCCTGGCGGGTGTTCGCCCTGTGCGGGGCCGCAGTATTCCTGGCCGCGGTTGCTGCCGGAGCAGCCCTTCTGGCCTGGAATCTGGCCTCCTCGGCCTCCCGGAGGCCCCGCTGCCCAGAGCCGGCCGCCAACACCACGGCGCCGCCTGGAGACCCCGGACCCGAAGTCGAGGAACTTCGGCGCCGACTGGCAGAGGCTGCCCGGCTCGAGGAGGCCCTGACGAAGCGGCTGAAGCAGGCCGAGCGCGTCCGCCGGGAGCTGGAGGAGGCCCTCAGGGCCTGTGAGGGCCTCCAG AGTCGGCTTCAGACCCAACTGATGACAATGAAGACTGAGATGGAAGAAGCCAAAGCACAGGGGACCCAGATGGGGGCTGAGAACGGGGCGCTCACAG AAGCCCTGGCGCGCTGGGAGGCGGCGGCCGCTAAATCTGCGCAGCAACTGGACGAGGCGCAGCGGCGCGCACGTACGGCCGAGGCGGAGGGCGAAGCCTGCGCAGGCCGGGAGGCGGCGCTGCGCGAGCACAT TAAAGCCCTGGAAGCTCAGACGAGCCCCCAGCGCAGAGTTTCACAGCCCCGGACTCGCGCCGGGTCCCGACCCCGGCCCAGCCCCCGCTCGCGCTCTCGCCCAGGAACTTCCGGGGGCTGCAGGCGACCTACGCGGCGCGCACGAGGGTGA